GTAGttatcaaacttgacatggctaaagcctatgatagggtatcttggtcctatacttgtctagttttgaggaaaatgggatttgaagaaggtttcattgatatggtatggagaattatggctgataattggtattccatcattattaatggttcaaggcatggattctttcattccaCAAGAGGCCTTAAGCAAGGGGATCCATTATCACCAGCTCTGTTTatcataggtgctgaagtcctcTCCAGGCTCATGAACAACCTTCATCAACACCCCCAATATCATGGTTTCCTGATGGCTAAAAAGGGCCCTCAAATTAATCATCtcagttttgcagatgacatcATCATATTCTCATCTGGAAGATCTCATACCTTGAAGCTTATCATGGAGACACTACATACCTATGAGCATGCTTCAGGCCAATTGATCAACAGAGACAAGAGTAACTTCATGGTACCCTCAAATGCCTTCAACTCTACTGTTAGAAGAATCAAGAAAGTTACAGGCTTCAAGCAAAAAAACAGCCCTATCACATATCTGGGGTGTCCTCTTTACATTGGTAGACAGAGGATCATCTATTATTCTGAGCTTATAGCTAAAGTTGTGGCTAGGATAGCTGGATGGCAGGCAAAATTAATTAGTTATGGAGGAAGAGTTACTTTGATTAAGCATGTCATCCAAGCACTTCCTATTCACTTGTTATCTGCTAGTTCCCCTCCTGCAACCactatcaagcaaattcaaaGCATCACAGCCAATttcttctgggggtggaagaatGAAAGGAGGAAATATCATTGGTCTTCTTGGAAGAATCTGAGTTATCCCTATGAAGAGGGTGGTATTGGAGTGAGATTAATATCAGATGTTGCCAAGTCTTTCCAATACAAATAATGGTGGATATTCAGAACTAAGAATTCCTTATGGAGTGAGTTCCTCAAAGCTAAGTACTGTCAGAGGTCAAATCCTATAACCAAAAAATGGCACACAGGACAGTCTCTGatatggaagcacctcatgaagaACAAGCACAATGTTGAGCCTCATATCCAATGGCAGATACAGTCTGGTtcttgcctcttttggtgggataattggttGGGAGTTGGCCCCTTAGCTAATTTCAGGTCAGCCAGTAGTAGACAGAACAATACTAAGGTGtcttctttcatgattaatgGTCAATGGAATGTAGAACTGGTCTCTCAGAAAGCACCTCCTCAGTTTGTACCTAGCATCCTGGCAAGTAACATCAACTATCAGCCCCACAAACTTGATCAGGCCTCTTGGAAGCCTAATAGCAGTGGGGAAtttagttgttcttctgcctgggaaCTTATCAGGGACAAAAGGAGTAAGACAAGAATTAACTCTCAAACATGGCACAAACACATTCCTTTTAAGTGTTCCTTCCTACTCTGGAGAGCACTTAGAGGGAAACTACCTACTAATGAAAAACTTATCAGCTTTGGAGAAGCCCCAGCCCAATGTTACTGTTGCCATAGAGCTGGTTTGGATACCATtgaccatatatttgtttctGGAAACTTTGCCAGGAAGGTTTGGAGTGTATTTTCTGATTCTCTAGGTATTAGTAAAGAATACACACCCCTTAGAAACCTGATGATGAGGTGGTGGTCCAGTAATTACAGTAATGAGGTCCATAAACTTATCCTACAAGCAACTCCAATCTTCATatgttggaacctatggaaaaatagatgtgcCATCAAATATGGAGGGAAGCAGTCCAATATTACAAGAGTGATCTACTCAGTCTTCAAGGATAACTTCACCTACTCTTATATCAGCTGGCCAAATAGatggaaggaactggtccttctTGTGGAAAAATGTACTAATGAAGTTAATGTTAGTACTGTCTACTGGAGGAAACCTTCAGCTCACATggtgaagctgaacactgatggtAGTGCACTTCACAACCCTGGAAAAATAGGAGGGGGAGGATTGCTAAGGAACAATCAAGGAGATCTTCTCTTTGCTTTCTCAACCCCTTTTGGAGAAGGTACAAACAACCAATCTGAAATATTGGCAGCCatctttggtttgacttggtgtcTCCAATTAGGATATACTAAAGTGATCCTTGAAGTGGACTCTAAGCTAGTAATCAGATGGATAAAACACCTATCTCAACCACCATGGACTGTCAGAACACAACTCCAACAGCTGCAGGACATCAGTCATCAATTCCAGGTTTTCAAATGCAGCCACACTTACAGAGAAGCCAATTTTACAGCTGATGTTTTGTCCAAACATAGCCACAAATGCACTACTCCACAGATATATCTCAATAAACAAGAGCTTCCCAAAGAGGCAAGAGCTTACTTTGAGCTTGACAAACTGGAAATGGCcaacttcagaagaagaaggcttaagagaatcaagaagccACCATGACCTTGTCAGCCTCCTTGGTCCAACTTACTATTCAAATTACTTATTGCTATGCATAGTAATAATCAATTTGAAGGTTCTATAGTTAGGACCATGGTAAAAGGGAACACCTCCCTTGGCTTATGCCTTCTTAAAATAACCAATCTTATTTTACAGGTTAGGATTAGAATAGAACCTTTCTTCTTTGTCTTTCTCCTTTTTGGCCTTGTAGGTATAAATACACAGGCACCATATCATCCAACTAGTGGAAGGCCAGTCAGGTGTATACTGGAAATTTACCACATCTGTTCCAAGGTTGGACTTGCCTTAGAGACTCAGCAGTCATACAacacctgcacaaacaagcaattcaacaacaacaacaaaggtCAGGCACTCAGAATTCCTGCACATGCCATAActgcaacaacaaacaaaagcaCCATGCAACATCAAAAGGAATCCATATTGCACAGGATCACAACAAATATAGTAGGGGTAAAGCCCAAGAAGtctcagctcaaacggataattggagacgttagtcgagcgaccttgaaaaagtcaaccgacttaagtccccaaatggagcacttcacaacttggagcttCCAACTTGTACAAATgacctccaaactttgcagggatacagaaaatactatatttgcACAACCAAAGAAGTTTCATctccaacggataattggagacgttagtcgagcgaccttgaaaatgtTAGTCGACTTAAGCCTCCCAATGGTGCACTTCACAATTTGGAGCTTCTATCTTCTCCAAAAtacctccaaatgttgcaagaacacagCAAATATAATAATTGCAAAGCCTAAGAATTTtcacctcaatcggataatcggagacgttagtcgagcgactttgaaaaaattaaccGATTTAAAGCTAACTGGCTCCAAAAAACTATTtgaggtcttttcttttctttgctttgtctttgtttttgtatgtaGGTGCAGGTACCCTAAGGAGCTGATCATGAGTAATGACCTCCTCCTGAAGATAGCTTGAAACAACATACAACTGAACAATTCCACTAGCTGGCTACAGGTTTACAGCAGCCTATACTTCCCCCACATTTGTGTGGGtctttggctacttgtttgTACAGGTCCACAGCtatccaaacaaagggagacaaatcCTAGACATGCAAGAGACTCACCAGCCCCCAACAACAATTCAAACATGCCAGATTCCACCCTTTATTACTTGCATCAGCCCAATTATATCCAAGATACTTGGAATTCCTTGTGTGGTTATTTCTtggtgtgcaggcacataatacATCAGCAATGGAATATTCCAAACTGAAAGGCACCATCTCTTAAACACCATAGCTACATCCCCTACAGCAATATACAACAGAACATGGTGATAACCAAGAACCTACAGCAGACTATGACCAAAATAAAGCAGGGTCAGATGTGCAGGGTGTTTTGCAACCTGAGGACCTACACCAAGGCATCCAAACTTTGTAGGAGTgcagtatatattattttgacaaggtccaagaagtttcaacacaaacggacaattggagacgttaggcgagcgaccttgaaaaagtcagctgccttaggccaaaagagggtgccttttttccaacttgtgcaaaaagcttccaaatcttgcagaactaaagaaagggatGTTTGTGTataccccaagaagtttcaactcaatcggataattggagacgttagtcgagcgacgttgaaaCCCAAAGCTCTTTTGGAGGTCCTTTCCTATTTGCTAACTGGTGCAAGTTCCTTtttgcctttggttgtttgttgtattgttgcaggtgcTGGATTgactcatcaacatgcactaacaacaactacagaAAAGAcaacacagatacaaccatcaaatcaaatagaaagcCCCCTGCACAAGGCCCCTGTCTGGTTGGATATTTGTCTTTctgtgatgttttttttttgtgcaggtacaacaacTGCTGGGGAACCTGGGCAAATGAAATGCATCAACATAGAGACTACAGCATTCCAAGAGaggacctcaccaacacaccagccctacacccatacatattccatccctgcaacacctgcagcagccccattGCATCCCAAAATTCTGGAATCTCCTTGCTttcttaattgttatgtgcaggcacataagataacttcaaaggagctgctcatctctccattagaggcaacaagaagcagtctacaggtttgcaacaaccCCCACTACTAtcatacttgtttggttctttgtttgcttgtctatgcaggtaaacaaagtcacagacaaagggacataacaaCCACTACTGCAAGGGCCTTTCCTAATCCCACCAACTATCCATGCATACCTGCTGTATTCatccaacacctgcagcagcccccttTCATCCAAGTCCTTTGGGGCTCCTTGACTGCTCTCATTGAtgagaagagaagaagatgGAGCTCCAACAAACACAACTCTCTGTTTGTTTACTTGCTGCTATGCAGGCACATTGAACAGCAACAATGGCCCCTTCCAAAGTCCAAGGCACCTTCAGTCAAATATCTAAGCCAAGGCTGCTCTTGCTTTGCTTATTTGTGGATATGCAGGTACCCCCCGGATCAGTAGACAACACTGGAACCATCCAACCAGCTGTTCAAGTCAgggctgcaccacatacaaaatgcatattACACCTAttctgtccctcagcttccttaactacaatcccaagcaagctggctgctatggctacatttacttcctatcatttcatcccccttagctacgattgttgttgctgcaactttccttggacctacttggtacgacatgtctaaaaagagcaaagatgaaaagaattttcccaacccatgcgagatagaaggttcgtatacttgttctttctcaatgtagctatgcctgagtcgtagcataattgaataggactagtgtaggctactttcttgtattctcatggaaggggagagtctccctcatttatgctttcttagttgatttgtaccgagaggagtcctctcacaggtttaatgctttctagttatagttagtctcttttttgtatcggggatgagttagccgaccttaataggttagccgacttatgaaccaccataggatcggaggtaaggtttatgtccccctccttgtattttattttgattatttatgttaaggcttgggggtgttactcaacccctgactgtgcacgagaggtgggagcctcgtgtagggtctgttcccataaaaaaaaaaaaaagagatctCAACTATCGTATCACAATCCATATTGATAATAGGGGGCGTGTTGAAGGGAAGCTCTTGGAACGAGCCTTTGCAAACATGGATTAAAATAGTTGGCAGACTGATTCTTATATAGGTCAAATGAGAACTTATTACCAAGACCAATAAAATTGGAAATCTTCTATTTTGGGTTTTTGTACTTTATTTCATGTGTTGATGTTTTGGATAGATTGTTATTACCTTCTCGGACCTAGCGAGATGGTTTGAGTTGAGATTCAAAGAGCTCGGGAAGGTTTATACTCATTCCCGTATTAAAGTTAGCAAATCAGAAAtaattaagattaaaaaaaatagtattcgaGTCCACATAATTCATTGTGTGtccttaaaaaatttaatctCTTCACTGTACCCGAGATTATGAATTATTTCCTCTCAGAACAAAATGGATAGACCATTAAAGAAGTAGTGGCACCTCAAACTTTGTTAATTGATGTTAGTTGACATAATGACATGGTTGCTGATGTATGTTTTCTTTCCAgaagatatatattttttgttttagtttttagttaAAAGTCTCCTAGTTTTTAGGCATGTAACTATTGGTAGACATAGTTCCTACTGTATTATTTACTGCAGATCTGTTAGGATTTCCTTTATTTAAACATCTTTTCTACTAgcttaataaaaaaattctcattttcttctttttgtcgtatatttttcatctattaacacCAACAAATCTAGAAAAAAAGGTctgatatttattttatttatgaaaagggGCAAAAATGACCTAGTGATACACAAAGTGTAAGAATGACCCTTATTTGTTGAATATCATTTGATTGATCCTAGTTTCGGATAAAATGCTAATGCTTGGGTGTACAGAAGTTATTCGATCATTTGATTCCTTCCATTATTCTCCATGCTCCTAGTCCTAGTGGGTGATCATGACTAGTCACAGTCTACTAGAGCCTAGGTAATAGTATCCCAATTAAAGAGCTGACAAAGTAGATGAGCAGAGAGAGAGCCTACAGGATGCGATTCAACTAGTGGAGATTCTTGTAATAACTTGAGTAAGAAGTCTTCAAGTAAGCATATTATAGGGAGTCATGAATTACATACAACAAGGATCAACAAAGATATCAGTGTTGCATAACTCAAGTCATAGCAAGGTCCCATCAGAAATTTAATAGGTAGTTCCATGATTGGGAGATCATGCCATGCTTGTAATGACTTTCAAGGTCATTTTCAccttttaagatattttttcagtgtttagagcttttctgtagcgaccctaagtcatttatgactttctgGCATTGACAGTTCAGTTgcttggtcgttcgtttgggttttatgcccatttTCCTACTTTGGAACCCTTGGAGTTTGAACAATTGACTCTGGTTAAAACTCTAGGAAgatgacctcagaatggaatttcaCAGGTTCCATTAGCTCCTaaatggtcaaattaggctagtagaatGGTCGGCACGAGCATCGAGCCTTTCAGTGCATGTTTGAGTCATTAGgaattttagcctttaagctttagcctgagattgactttggtcaacaatctTAGTAAACGAAttcggaatgaaatttcttCAGTGTGGTTAGCTCccgaatatcgagtttggtctagaacgatctTTCGTTCGTGTCTCGAGGCTTTCGATCTCATTTTGAGCCCTATTGTGGAAATTGGTTAAATATGGAGCTTAGGTTTGGGACCCATTTTTATCAAGACGACcttggatggaaattttgactacgctattgagtctggaacgtcaaatttagtggggtagcatagtccatttgcaCGCACGGGATTCTAAACGAATCCTAAGCGCCCCGTCGAAGCTTGTTGAAAGCTTAAGGTTGAG
This Solanum dulcamara chromosome 1, daSolDulc1.2, whole genome shotgun sequence DNA region includes the following protein-coding sequences:
- the LOC129893973 gene encoding uncharacterized protein LOC129893973, with the protein product MAKKGPQINHLSFADDIIIFSSGRSHTLKLIMETLHTYEHASGQLINRDKSNFMVPSNAFNSTVRRIKKVTGFKQKNSPITYLGCPLYIGRQRIIYYSELIAKVVARIAGWQAKLISYGGRVTLIKHVIQALPIHLLSASSPPATTIKQIQSITANFFWGWKNERRKYHWSSWKNLSYPYEEGGIGVRLISDVAKSFQYK